CTGTCGCCAAGGGTGCTAAGGATGAGACGCCTGCAAATGCGACTTTCGAGAATACGCCCGCTGAGGGTAACTATGTCAAGCCTACTCTGCTGACCGGCGTCAACCATGGCATGGATGTTATGACGCAGGAGACCTTTGGTCCTGTTATCCCTGTCATGAAGGTTGAGGGCGATGACGACGCTATTCGGTACATGAATGATAGCGAGTTTGGTCTTACGGCTAGTATCTGGAGTAGGGATATTGAGGGTGCTGAGAAGTTGGTTGACCGGGTTGAGGCTGGCACGGTTTATATTAACCGGTCGGATTATCCTAGTCCGGTAAGCATCCTCGCACAGCTTCCTTTGACTGAGAAAGTGGAGTAAAGGCTAATATGGCATGTATAGGACCTTGCATGGACTGGCTGGAAGAACTCCGGACGGGGCGTTACGCTGAGTCGCTTCGGGTTCGAGCAGTTTGTCAAGTTGAAGAGCCACCATATCAAGGCTCATCCTTAATCAGACAAAATTGTTCATGAGGGGAAGGGGATTAGCGGCGTCCGACGTATAGTCATGTTTACTTTTCGACAAAGCTAATAAACAATCCTTTCGAAATAACTCGTCGACTCTGATCGCTATGAAGCGCTGAAGGAGCATAGAACAGAAAGACACCATGCAACGAGAATAGAAAACAACGATGGAAACAACAATGAAGACCACCAATCATGACAGTACCACAATCCTTGACCGTGTAGAAGCGATTATGTATTAGGTCTGGCCCATATTATCCTGGCTTAATGTCATCGGTCAAAGAGCTGGTAAAACAAATTGAATATGCAAGTTATAGCTCCCCTACTGTATTGTCCAGTCTCCATCTTGCTCCCATAATCCACCCTGGGAGACTCGTTAGATGGCTGTTGGCCGAGACTACGATTGAAGAAACGCACTAGGAAGTCCTGTTTTCCCCCGCCTCCCTTTTATAAGTACGCCTTGCCATCGAAGATCAACTAGACATTCCTTCCTGTACATTAACTTATCTCATTTGGCTTACAACGCAAACATGCACCTACAAATGCGCCCCGACGATATATCCTGGAACAAGCCGAAGAAAAATCCGACAACTGGCTCCCTATTTCTTGAGCTTGACATCTTGAGATCGATCGCAGACTTCATCCTCAGATGAGCGGAGGCAATGCCACCGAGTTTACTATACTCAAAAAAGGCTCTTATAAAATCTCTTGCGGATGAAGTACCGGAAGGATGCCACCATTATACGCTTCTCGCAGCCCGGCGCCATTTTTCCCCCGAGGAGAAAGTCGAGAATGAGGTTGCTGTGATGCGATTTCTCGTGGACCAGACATCTGTCTCTGTTCCATTTGTTCTTCAGTCTGGTACGAAGAATGACTAGTTGCGATCCCAGTTATCATTGAGTTGAGTGAAGAGGGATCTCTCCGAAATGGTTCAATCGTAAAAACTTGTGCAGAGCAATGCATTTCTATCTTCAATCCCCAGGCGTATAACCCAGCGGCTGTTGATATGCTGAAGGTTCATCCTTGATCAGTCAAATCAGCTGATTATCAACTGATTATCAGAGGTCATCAGAGATAGAAATGCATCAATGGCAGACAGATACGATCATTCATTCTTCATGACCACTGTCATTCCGCGAACCAGACGCGACCTGTCAATATCAAGAATTCCCAGATACATATCTGACGCATACCGATCATTTCTTACCTCCCTTGTACGGAATATGGTATCTAGCAATTCTTCCTCTTAAAATTAAACTATTAAACTCGGAATGCGGACCTCCCGCCTCCCGGACCATACTTTAGGCCATTACTGACAGCTAATTTGGGGTAAAACGGGGTTTTAAGTGTGATCGACCATTCCATGCCAGCCTCTAGGCAGTAGAGCCCGGGGTATCCGGGAGATTTCCCTACGACCCCTGAAGTTGCTACAAGTATACGAGTATCCCTGCAGAAATTAAGGTGATAATCAAAACGGATGCGCAGGAGTGtcgtacaagtacaagtatAGAGTTACACAATAGCTTACAACTACTCTGGAGGGATAGAGccccgtactctgtacggagtactccgtaatcGACATAATGGAGCACCGTTTACCCTTTTCGTAGCGCGTCTAGCACATTACTCCTATTCGGGCAGGTTGAGGAATGTACGGCTTTGTTGCACTATCTGAGGTTGACATAGTTGCGCTGCAAGGGATGGGGACTTGTGCAGAGGAGTGGTATGGAAGACAGATCATCGAATTTCGTGGCATTCATTCCATTGCAAGACATTTTCAATAAATACAAGTGGCAGTGTGTTCTGTATACTTTCTGTACAGTGTAGAACTCGAAATTGTCTTGGTAGTTGACTGTATATGCTTCACTCCTATGCAAGTTTGCCCCGAGACGAGACGCTATTGCTACTATTCCGAGAAAAGCGATctacgtactccgtagccataaaaagaaaacattAATTAATGATGCACCTCCGTTTGCTGTTTAACCGCTGCagcagaaaaaagaaacggtTTTACTCCCCGAATCAATATAGAGTAGcgcgtactctgtactccgtaccgcATGAAGGAATCCGTCGACGCAACGTACATACCCCTGTACAGTGTACCTGTACCGTCATACTCCGTGCAGTGAGATAGATACTAGTCTGGATTCTTTGAACGGTATGCACGGCTGCATGTGCAGAAGAGGCTTCCAATAGCCTCAAGCCCGCAACAGCCTTTCGACCACCCCTGTGGATATCCGGCGCgagagaacaaagaaaagaacacgataaaaaaagaaaccgaTAAAAAGCAAAAAGGCACCCTGAattctttattttttttaaGGGGATCAGCCTCTTTCATTTGCCGGATTTGCCGGTTTGACCGTGCAGCCGCCAGGGGAAAGTGTCAAGGGCCAAAAGGAATGTGTTACCAACGCGGCGCTACTGCAAATACAGTAAGTACGTGCGTTCCGACACGAAGATCAGGCGGGTTgacaggacaagacaggCGAGACGAGGCTGATGACGGATCGTCAGGGCCTGTAATTGGTCGGTGCTGGGTCAACTTAGCCGGCGAATGTTCTGTATCTGTACATAGTACGCGCGCGCGTGCATAGATCGTCATTTGCCCATCGTGGATGACGGCGGCTGGCTGGACTGGCTGGCTGCTATACATATATGTATGTTCCCATCGCCGGGCATTGAACAGGTCTGTGTTTGTATCTTCTTTCTGTGTCATAGAACATTCGATATCCATTCGTTTTGGTATTCTTGCTTTTTGCTTTATTATAGGTGTTTGAACCTATTGTCCTTCGTTTGGTATATCCATCGTTGCAGAGCTATCATACCCACAAAGACGTTCTCTCAGTTCCGCTCTTTTGATTTGCTGTCGCCTGATTATATCCGATAAATACCAGCTTCCACGACTCGTTACCATTACGGTCTTTACCATCACCGATTTCACGACAGTTTAATAACACAAATCGCAAAATGGAATGTTTCCGACAAATCGGCCGCTGCCTCAAGTCGCCATTCCAGCGCAAGCAAGTGCCGAAAGGATTGGAAATTGTACGTCGCTTGCCTTCAACTCAAATGAAAAGGCCTATAGCTAATGAGTCGCAGGGACCTCCAACGAACTTTCGCAAAGAGAAGACGCCGGTCTTCTTCTCGGATGACGAGTAAGTTCCCGTTAAGAGTCTTATGGGAATCATGATCTGACTTCGTCGCAGCACGCTGACATCGCACAGCCTTGGCTCGACCATGGACAATGACAGTGTGATGAACACTATCGACCTCCCATCGGCACGAGAGAAGTTCAGACACCACGTCCGGCGAATGAGTGGCCGGCTCTCGCGATCGAATGACGACCTCTAATCGGTTCCTTGCGGCTCACGCTTGCAATAAACATCGAGTAAAAGTTCTGCGACCTTCACTCCGCAGCAGCTCATAGCACGAACATTGGCACTTCATTAAGCCGCGACTTTTTCTTGCTCTCATCACGTCCATTTGCACTCTTTTCtatcgacgacgacgactttcttttctgttcttgcATGGAAATATTGAATGTGGGCTCTGGCAGCCTGTCGAAATCATCAAAAAgcattcttctccttggTTTGGGTACTGACGGTGACGGTGACGGTGACGGTCTTTTCTTGTTTCCAGCAGTATTGATAgacggtgttggtgttggtttcgtttctggctctggctttGGTTTCTTGATGGGATTATTCGGTGCATGTGACATAGAACGCCTCGGTGTCGGTGTAATGGATTCATCTGATTTCTCGGTCTTTGGTGTTTCTATGTCCTCGATTCTTCGCTTGAATGTCGTAGTCGGTTGCACGTCCAGATCGTCGTCTTCGGATGCCGTTTCCTCAATAGAGCCCTGACGTTCCTGTTCTCTACCTAGAGAAGTCGGTGCCGAACCCGGAGCAGTCATCCTATTTCCAGCACTCGAATTCTGCGACGACTGCACAAACCCAGCAGCCGCCCTGGTGGTCGACTTAATCCTCTGCGCACCCACCAAAGCCCGCGACTTCCTAGGACTCATCATAAGATCATACAACGAAGTCCCCGCCCAAGAATCATCCTGAAAcacatcatcgtcatcctctTTACCCTCCCGCGACCCCTCATTATTATCCAACACCCCCAAGCCCTTCTCCTGCCTCTCAGCAAGGTTTTCtgcctctttcttcttcttggtctCTTCGCTTATCGGTGTCACTCCGTCCGTGGGGCGCGCGAGATCCTGTATTCTAGAACCGTTCTGCGATTTGGCTTCTTTGGCTTGTCGGACGTATTCTGCGAAATGGAGGTGTTTGGTGAAGGATTGCGCGACGGCGTAGAATTCATCTTCAACCATCATGTAGATGTCGTCGTTGTCGAAGCCTTCGATTAGGTATCTGTTATCACTATTAGAAAGTGACGGGTTCCGCTAGGTTGTACGCTGCGACTCACTCTTCGGATGGACATTGTCGGGTGGGTGGTACGGGAGGACTAGCTGTAAAGTGTAGTCAGTAAGGTAGTTGTCGCGAAAAGCTATAATGTTATACTCACAAGATCGGAAGATATCTTCATTCTTAGAAGCTTTTTGAGTCGCTTTTGGCGTGCGATCCAAGTTGGAGTCGAAGTCTGGTTGCGGCTTTATCTCTCGTTTGGAGCCTCCTGTTCCCCCAGCCTTGTTGTCGCCAGTCAGCCACGGCAGAGTCCGTGGCATGATGACTTCTGCagcagtactccgtagtggTGACTGGCGGTTGAAGTTGTCGCGTTCGCGGCGGTTGAAGATCAAATCGGACCGCGGATGACGTTCCGTTCCGCATGACTCAATCAGGAAGTGTTATGAGAATGTCTAAGGGTATAATAGGGTCGCTGTCAATCAACCTTTATTGCAGTGTGTTTGAATACTCTGGGTATCTGGTTTTTCTCAAAGACTAAAATATAGTAAaacaaagcaaaaacaaacgCTAAATCAAAACGCCAACGAAATCCGAAATGCTAGCCAATCTGTCCCAAGCGACCATAACCTCAAAGAGAATCACAAATATAGATCAAAAAGCCCAAGAACGCCACGGTATCTTTCTGCTTCTTGACGCAGTTTAAACCTCTCCAGGCCTCTTGCTATTGCAGCTGACGATTTTCACCTTATCCGCAAAGACGGTGCTCTGGTTGTCCAATTTGAAGTTGACGTCCTTGATAAGGAATGTCCAGACTTCATCGCAGAATCGGTAGGTATCAAGGTGTCCCTATTCATGACCAAGTGTGTCAGCCTTCCTATTATTCCCGCAGACCATCACCTCCGACTGGAGACTAAGCGCACCTTGAAAGACAGCTTAACCTGCACCTTATCCGCCAGCACCTCGGTAATGACACGATCGAACGTCGAGAGAATCTTCATCGCCAGCTGGGGTTCGATC
The sequence above is a segment of the Aspergillus chevalieri M1 DNA, chromosome 6, nearly complete sequence genome. Coding sequences within it:
- a CDS encoding uncharacterized protein (COG:S;~EggNog:ENOG410PTZS), which gives rise to MPRTLPWLTGDNKAGGTGGSKREIKPQPDFDSNLDRTPKATQKASKNEDIFRSSSPPVPPTRQCPSEEYLIEGFDNDDIYMMVEDEFYAVAQSFTKHLHFAEYVRQAKEAKSQNGSRIQDLARPTDGVTPISEETKKKKEAENLAERQEKGLGVLDNNEGSREGKEDDDDVFQDDSWAGTSLYDLMMSPRKSRALVGAQRIKSTTRAAAGFVQSSQNSSAGNRMTAPGSAPTSLGREQERQGSIEETASEDDDLDVQPTTTFKRRIEDIETPKTEKSDESITPTPRRSMSHAPNNPIKKPKPEPETKPTPTPSINTAGNKKRPSPSPSPSVPKPRRRMLFDDFDRLPEPTFNISMQEQKRKSSSSIEKSANGRDESKKKSRLNEVPMFVL
- the TOA2 gene encoding transcription initiation factor IIA subunit gamma (BUSCO:EOG09265ER6;~COG:K;~EggNog:ENOG410PPMK;~InterPro:IPR009083,IPR009088,IPR015872,IPR015871, IPR003194;~PFAM:PF02268,PF02751;~go_component: GO:0005672 - transcription factor TFIIA complex [Evidence IEA];~go_process: GO:0006367 - transcription initiation from RNA polymerase II promoter [Evidence IEA]) → MSSQAYYELYRGSSIGLSLTDTLDDLINEGRIEPQLAMKILSTFDRVITEVLADKVQVKLSFKGHLDTYRFCDEVWTFLIKDVNFKLDNQSTVFADKVKIVSCNSKRPGEV